The Struthio camelus isolate bStrCam1 chromosome 33, bStrCam1.hap1, whole genome shotgun sequence genome contains the following window.
GTGCCctcggctggggggggggggggggcagccggacgcctgggtcccttcagtggggggggggcacccggatgcctgggcccctatGGCAagagggggcacccggacacctgagTCCCTTCGAGGGAggggcacctggacgcctgggtccctttgcagggggggacacccggacgcctgggtcccttgtcgGGGGGGAGTGGGCACCCAGATGCCttagtgccctcagggtggcACCCGGACACCTAGGCCCCTCTCGGCGGGGGGgcacccagatgcctgggtcccttctgggggggggcacccggacgcctgggtcccttcgaGGTGGgtcacctggacgcctgggtccctttggcaggagggggcacccggacgcctgggtcccttggaaAGGGGGGGGACACCCAGACACGTGGGCCCCTTGAgagggcacccggacacctgggccccttcgaGGGGGggcaccaggacgcctgggcccctttggcaGGAGGGGGGCACCCAGATGGCTTAGtgtcctcggggggggggggcacccggacgcctgggccccttgcgtacgcaggggagggaaggggaatccCCGGACGCCTGGTTCCCCTGGCAGCGGGggtggctggaggtgggggggggggggaacccggacgcctgggcccctttgggggtgggggttgaGGGAGGGGCAGtaaccggacgcctgggtccctgcggccgggggaggaggaacgacccagtccccccagtcgcctccagtccctcccagtccaccaaatccctcccagtccctcccagtgctcccagtaccggCGGGTATAAAGGGGCCCTGGGCAGGCGCCGGAGCAGCCGCTGCCACCATGACCCTGGGGTGAGTGTGACCGCGCGGGCCACAACACGCCACAACACGCTACAACATGCCACGACATGTCACAACACACTACAACACGCCACACCATGCTACAACACGTCAAAACATCCCACAACATGCCATAACATGCTACAACCTGCCATAACACACCACAACATGCTACAACACGCCACAACCTGCCAGTGAGGGACACACGTGCACAGGgacggagggaggaagggaaggaggaggagatggagacTGCGAAGGAGATGAGacgggatggagggatggaggtggagatggatggagggatggaggaagagatggagggagggaggaagggagggagagatggaggaagggatggagggagggaggtggagatggagatggatggAGAGGTGGAGGGATGAGGGATGGAGGAAAAGATGGACGGATGAGGGATGGAGATGGATGGAGGGGTGGTGGAatggtgggaggaagggatggaggtggagatggatggagagatggagggatgagggatggagatggagggaggggtggtgggatggagggagggagggatggaggtggagatggatggagagatggagggatgaggGATGGATGAAGagatggagggaggaagggatggagagatggaggaagggatggaggcaTGAAGGTGGAGATGGATGGAggggtggtgggatggagggaggaagggatggaggtggagggggaggaggactggagagatggagggatgagggatggagggagaggtaggagggatggaggaggagctggatggagagaaggtgggatggagggaggaagggatggaaGTGGCAAAGGAgtgatggagggatggaggatgagatggagggacggatggagaTCGAGAAGGAGACGagaagggatggagagatggagggagggaggaagcaatGGGAGGAAGGACGGAggaagagatggagggatggcgaaggagatggagggaaggaaggatggaggcagagctggagggatggatggaggaagaggtggaggaggggtgaagagatggagatggaggaagggatggagagatggatggatggagagaaggaaggagggatggagggagggatggagggatggacaggagagatggagggatggagggacagatggagagatggagggatggacagaaggagggatggagagatggacagaaggagggatggagggaaggatggagggagggatgaagacatggagagatggagggatggacagaaggagggatggagagatggacagaaggagggatggagggatggatggagggatggacagaagggggatggagagatggatggatggatggacagaagGAGGGACGGACAGGAGAGATGGAGGgaagggggatggagggatggatgaagagatggagagatggagggatggacgggagggatggagggatgagcaggagggatggatggagagatggagggatggatagAAGAAGGGATGGATGGAAGGgtggagggatggacaggagggatggatggagggatggtgatggttggagagatggagggatggagggatggacaggagggatgacaggagggatggagggatggagggatggatggagggatggacaggagggagggatgcagggatgacaggagggatggagagatggagggatggagggatggatggagagatggagggatggagagatggagggatggatggagggatggacaggagggatggatggagggatggttggagagatggagagatggagggatgatggagagatggaggggatGGACAGAAGGAGGGACAgaaggagggatggatggaggggtggttggagagatggagagatggagggatgacaggagggatggatggagggatggacaggagggatggagagatggagggatgacaggagggatggacggatggatggagagatggagggatggagagatggagggatggatggagggatggttggagagatggatggagggatggttggagagatggagagatggagggatgacaggagggatggacaggagggatggagagatgaagggatggagagatggagggatggatggagggatggttggggagatggagagatggagggatgatggagagatggaggggatGGACAGAAGGAGGGACAgaaggagggatggatggaggggtggttggagagatggagagatggagggatgacaggagggatggatggagggatggacaggagggatggagagatggagggatgacaggagggatggacggatggatggagagatggagggatggagagatggagggatggatggagggatggttggagagatggagagatggagggatggttggagagatggagagatggagggatgacaggagggatggacaggagggatggagagatgaagggatggagagatggagggatggatggagggatggttggggagatggagagatggagggatggacaggagggatggagagatggagggatggagggatggagggatggatggagagatggaggggatggacagaaggagggatggatggagagatggagggatgacaggagggatggatggagggatggacaggagggatggagagatggagggatgacaggagggatggacggatggatggagagatggagggatggagagatggagggatggatggagggatggttggagagatggatggagggatggttggagagatggagagatggagggatgacaggagggatggacaggagggatggagagatgaagggatggagagatggagggatggatggagggatggttggggagatggagagatggagggatgatggagagatggaggggatGGACAGAAGGAGGGACAgaaggagggatggatggaggggtggttggagagatggagagatggagggatgacaggagggatggatggagggatggacaggagggatggagagatggagggatgacaggagggatggacggatggatggagagatggagggatggagagatggagggatggatggagggatggttggagagatggatggagggatggttggagagatggagagatggagggatgacaggagggatggacaggagggatggagagatgaagggatggagagatggagggatggatggagggatggttggggagatggagagatggagggatggacaggagggatggagagatggagggatggagggatggagggatggatggagagatggaggggatggacagaaggagggatggatggagagatggagggatgacaggagggatggatggagggatggacaggagggatggACGTGTCCCCCCCTCACCCCGCATCCCCCAGCTCCAGGCAGACGAAGGCCCccatccccctcctcctcctcctcctgctgggtGAGTCGGGGAtgcgctggggggggggcgggaggcagGTGACACAGGTGCCACCGGGGTGGTGGCACCAGGAGGTGGCACCAACTTGAGGAGGGAGGGTGACATGGGGGTGGTGACACCAGGTGGGAGGTGAGGGTGATGTCAGGGCCAGCAGGGGTGGGGACGGAGATGACACGGAGGGTGACATCGGGGGGGGGACACAGTAGGGtgaccccccttcccccccccaatcctAGAGCTGGCGTCCAGCAGCCCCTGGCCCACGacggtggcggtggcgggtgaGGACCCAtgggggggcacccatgggtggggggcacccatgAGGAGGTGGCTCCCAGACCCATGGAGGGGGGGGTCCCAGTTTTATACTTGGGGGTACTGGGCCCATACTGGGAGGTCCTAGGGTGACCCTGGGGGGGTCTTAGGCtcatactgggggggggggtctccacaCCCATACTGGAGGTCCAGGTCCATACTGGAGGTCCCACACCCATACTGGGAGGTCCCACACCCATACTGGGAGGTCCAGGTCCATCCTGGGGGGGTCCCACACCCGTACTGGGGTGTCCCACACCCATACTGCAGGTCCCAGGCCCATACTGGGGGTCCCACACCCATCCTGGAGGGTCCCAAAACCATACTGAGAGGTTCAGGTCCATACTGGGGGTCCCACACCCATACCGGGAGGTCCCAGGCCCATATTGGAGGTCCAGGTCCATACTGGGAGTCCCACATCCATACTGGGGGGGTCCCAGACCTATACTGGGAGGTCCCACACCCATCCTGGGGGGGTCCCACACCCATCCTGGAGGTCCAGGTCCACACTGGGGGGTCCCGCACCCATCCTGGAGGGTCCCACACCCCTATGGGGAGGTCCCATATCCATACTGGAGGTCCCAGGGCCATACTGGGGGCCTCACACCCATACTGGGGGGATCCCAGGCCCATACCGGGTGGTGGTCCTGGGCCCCTACTGGGTGGTGGTCCCAGACCCATCCTGGAGGAGGTCCCAGGCCCATACCGGGGGTCCCAGTCCCATACTGGGTGGTGGTCCCAGACCCATCCTGGAGGAGGTCCTAGGCCCATACCGGGGGTCCCAGTTCCATACGGGGTGGTGGTCCCAGACCCATCCTGGGGGCGGATTGGAGCCCAGGTGGGTGCCTGGGGGTGgcgagcacccctgggtgccggtggggggggtgctgagggccccccccccaggggggCGACTCTACCCCTTTGGGCCAAGGGTCGGGGACAGCAGCACCCCCCGTGAGGACGACGGCATGAGCCCCCCCGTGGTCCTGAGCCACCCCTTCACCTTCTACGGCCGCCCCCACCACTCCCTCTACGTGCGTGGGgctcgggggggcggggggctcgaGAGGTCGGGGGGGGACAGCGTGGGGACACCATGGATCGGGGTCACCATGGCTTGGGGACGCTTGGGGTCACCACGGGTTGCGGTGCTTGGGCTGCCCTGGATGGGGCCACCACAGCTTGGGGACATCATAGCTTGGGAATGCTTGAGGCCACCATGGCTTGGGGACACTTGGGGTCATCACAGGTCGGGGTGCTTGGGCTGCCCCGGGTGGGGACGCCATGGTTTGGGGACACCACAGCTTGTGGGTGTTGGGGTATCCTAGGTGGGGCCACCACGGCTTGGGGACGCTTGGGGCCACCATGGGTCAGGGTGCTTGGGGTGCCCTGAGTGGGGACACCATGGCTTGGGGACACCACGGCTTGTGGATGCTTGAGGCCGCCATGGCTTGGGGACACTTGGGCTGCCCTGGGTGGGGCCACCATGGCTTGGGGACACTTGGGGTCACCATGGGTCAGGGTGATTGGGGTGCCCTGGGTGGGGACACCATCGCTTGGGGACACCACGGCTTGGGGATGCTTGAGGCCACCATGGCTTGGGGACACTTGGCGTACCCTAGGTGGGAACATCATGGCTTGGGGCCACCACAGCTTGGGGACGCATGGGGCCACCATGCCTCGGGGAGGCTTGGGGTGCCCTAGGTGGAACCACCACAgcttggggaccccccccccagggcatgGCGACACCATGCCTTGGGGACCTCACAGCTGGGTGCTCCCACCACCAGCCCCCGCCACGTGCTGACGGGTGCcacctcggggcggggggggcaggtgAACAACAACGGCGTGGTGTCGTTCGGGGTGGGGGTGCCCGAGttcaccccccaccccttcccactgCCCGGGCACCGACCCTTCGTGGCCCCGTACTGGGCCGACGTGGACACGCGCTGGGGTGGCGACGTCTTCTACCGCGAGAGCCGGGACCCCGAGCTGCTGGCCCAGCTGGCCCGTGACCTGCGTCCCGCCGTGGGTCCCGGCGACCCCGTCCCCCAGCCCACCTGGGCCTTCGTGGCCACCTGGTACCGCGTGGCCTTCTTTGGCACGGCCAGCAAGAaggtgggacgtggggacacggcgggaggggaggaagggggacgGGGAGGGTTGtggggacgtggtgggacatggaGGACGTGGTggaacatggagggacacggagaaaaacctctcccccccctccacctccccgtAGGTGAACACCTTTCAGGCCGTGCTGGCCACCGATGACGTCATGGCCTTCATCATGCTCAACTATGGTGACATCCAATGGACCACGGGTATCTCCAACGGGGGTGACCCCCACACTGGCCTGGGGGGCATTCCGGCCCAGGTGGGTGCAGGTGGGAAAGGGACACGCAGCCACGCCGTGACACACATGTGTCACATCCCCACATCCCCAACTGcgggcagagtgaaggggacgttgcagcaggacaccctccatggtggccacctccatgggcagagtgaaggggacgTGGTGATGGGACACCCTCCttggtggccacctccatgggcagagtgaaggggacaTGGTGATGGGACACCCTCCAtggtggccacctccatgggcagagtgaaggggacattgcagcaggacaccctccatggtggccacctccatgggcagagtgaaggggatgTGGTGATGGGACACCCTCCAtggtggccacctccatgggcagagCGAAGGGGATGTTGCAGGAGGACACCCTCCttggtggccacctccatgggcagagtgaaggggacaTGGTGATGGGACACCCTCCttggtggccacctccatgggcagagTGAAAGGGACGTGGTGATGGGACACCCTCCAcggtggccacctccatgggcagagCGAAGGGGATGTTGCAAGAGGACACCCTCCAtggtggccacctccatgggcagagCGAAGGGGACATTGCAGCAGGACACCCTCCttggtggccacctccatgggcagagtgaaggggatgttgcagcaggacaccctccttggtggccacctccatgggcagagtgaaggggacaTGGTGATTGGACACCCTCCAcggtggccacctccatgggcagagtgaaggggatgTGGTGATGGGACACCCTCCttggtggccacctccatgggcagagCGAAGGGGACATTGCAGCAGGACACCCTCCttggtggccacctccatgggcagagCGAAGGGGACATTGCAGCAGGACACCCTCCttggtggccacctccatgggcagagtgaaggggatgttgcagcaggacaccctccttggtggccacctccatgggcagagtgaaggggatgTGGTGATGGGATACCCTCCttggtggccacctccatgggcagagtgaaggggacgttgcagcaggacaccctccatggtggccacctccatgggcagagtgaaggggacaTGGTGATGGGACACCCTCCttggtggccacctccatgggcagagtgaaggggacaTGGTGATGGGACACCCTCCAtggtggccacctccatgggcagagtgaaggggacattgcagcaggacaccctccatggtggccacctccatgggcagagtgaaggggtGTGGTGGCAGGACACCCTCCttggtggccacctccatgggcagagtgaaggggatgTGGTGATGGGATACCCTCCttggtggccacctccatgggcagagtgaaggggatgTTGCAAGAGGACACCCTCCAtggtggccacctccatgggcagagCGAAGGGGATGTTGCAAGAGGACACCCTCCAtggtggccacctccatgggcagagCGAAGGGGACATTGCAGCAGGACACCCTCCttggtggccacctccatgggcagagtgaaggggatgttgcagcaggacaccctccttggtggccacctccatgggcagagtgaaggggatgTGGTGATGGGACACCCTCCAtggtggccacctccatgggcagagtgaaggggatgTGGTGATGGGACACCCTCCATGGTGGCCACCTCtatgggcagagtgaaggggatgTGGTGATGGGACACCCTCCAcggtggccacctccatgggcagagtgaaggggatgTTGCAGGAGGACACCCTCCttggtggccacctccatgggcagagtgaaggggatgTGGTGATGGGACACCCTCCAcggtggccacctccatgggcagagtgaaggggatgTGGTGATGGGACACCCTCCAcggtggccacctccatgggcagagtgaaggggatgTGGTGATGGGACACCCTCCAtggtggccacctccatgggcaaAGTGAAGGCGTCTCGGCCCTGGGACATCCCCGTAGCCAGCCAGGGGAGGGTGGCCAGACCACGGGGACACCTGTAGCACCCGCGGGTCCCTCCAGGTGGGCTTCAACAGCGGCGACGACACCCACTACTACAACGTGCTGGGCTCGCGGACGCCGGCGGTGCTGCACGTGGGGCGCACCTCCAACGTGGGCGTCCCCGGGCGCTGGGTCTTCCGCGTCGACGAGTTCACGGCCACCGAGGGGCCACCACCGGAGACAGCTTGGGACACCCAGGGGACACCCCGGGCCACCGACAGGACGCCCGGGACCACCCAGACGACAGCCAGGGCCACCGAGGAGACATCGGAGGAGGAACCCAGCTACATCTGCGGGTGGTGGGTGGCCtccgagcccggacgcctgggtcccttctccgGGGCcgaaacccggacgcctgggccccctgacaCCCGCTTTTtgtccccctccaccccctccccgcAGACGGTGAAGGCGACTCCACGGGACCCGGCGCCAACCCAACGCGCAATAAAGAGCCGCCGGGCAGCCGGCGGGCGCAgcgacacgcgtgtgcgtgtgccggggcacggccggggtggggggcaccctaATACCCGCTCCCCGGGCACCCTAATAACCCCCCTGGGCACCCAATAGCCCCCTGAGCACCCTAATAGCCCACCTGGGCACCCAAATAGCCCCCTGAGCACCCTAATAACCCATCTGAGCACCCTAATAACCCCCCTGAGCACCCTAATAGCCCACCTGGGCACCCAAATAGCCCCCCGGCCACCCTAATAACCCATCTGAGCACCCAAATAGCCCCCCAGACACCCTAATACTCCCCTTGAGCACCCTAATAACTCCCTGAGCACCCTAATATCCCACCTGGGCACCCAAACAGCCCCCCGGGCACCCTAATAGCCCCCTGGGCACCCTAATAACCCCTTTGAGCACCCTAATAACCCATCTGAGCACCCAAAGAGCCCCCCTAATAACCCCCTGAGCACCCTAATATCCCACCTGGGCATCCTAATAGCCCCCTGGGCACCCTAATAGCCCCTCTGAGCAACCTAATAACTCCCTGAGCTCCCTAATATCCCACCTGGGCACCCTAATACCCCCCTGAGCACCTTAATAACCCATCTGAGCACCCCAAAagccccccaggcacccatatAACCCCCTTGAGCACCCTAATAACCCCCTGAGCACCCTAGTAGCCCCCCTGAGCACCCTAATATCCCACCGGGCATCCTAATATTCCCCCTGGGCACCCTAATAGCCCCTCTGAGCACCCAAATAGCCCCCCGGGCACCCTAATAGCCCCCTGAGCACCCTACCCTGGGCACCCTAATAGCCCCCCTAGGCACCCTACTAGCCCCCCTGGGCACCCTAATAGCCCTCTGagcaccccaataacccccctGAGCATCCTAATATCCCCCTGGGCACCCTAATAGCCCCCTGAGCACCCTAATAACCCCCTTGAACACCCCAATAAACCCCCTGGGCACCCTAATAGCCCCCTGAGCACCCTAATAACCCCCTTGAACACCTTAATAAACCCCCTGGGCACCCTAATAGCCCCTCTGGGCACCCAAACATCCCCCTAAGCATCCTAATATCCCTCCAAGCACCCTAATAACCCCCTGGGCACCCAAATACCCGCCATGGGCACCCTAATAGGCCCCCTGAGCACCCGAATAGCCCCTTGGGCACCCAAATATCACCCCCTTGAGCACCCTAATATCCCACCTGAGCACCCTAATATCCCACCTGAGCACGCTAATAACCCCCAAGGCACCCTAATATCCCCCCTGAGCACCCTAATAACCCCTTTGAGCACCCTAATATCCTACTTGGGCACCCTAATATCCCCCCCGAGCACCCTAATAACCCCCCTGAGCACCCAAATAGCCCCCTGAGCACCCAAATAACCCCCTTGAGCACCATAATAACCCATCTGAGCACCCTAATAATCCCCCTGAGCACCCTAATAAGCCATCTGAGCACCCTAATACCCCCTTGAGCACCCTAATAACCCCCCTGAGCACCCAAATAGCCCCCTGAGCACCCAAATAACCCCCTTGAGCACCATAATAACCCATCTGAGCACCCTAATAATCCCCCTGAGCACCCTAATAAGCCATCTGAGCACCCTAATACCCCCTTGAGCACCCTAATAACCCCCCTGAGCACCCAAATAGCCCCCTGAGCACCCAAATAACCCCCTTGAGCACCATAATAACCCATCTGAGCATCCTAATAATCCCCCTGAGCACCCTAATAAGCCATCTGAGCACCCTAATACCCCCTTGAGCACCCTAATAGCCCCTCTGAGCACCCTAATAGCTCCCTGAGCACCCTAATATCCCACCTGGGCACCCTAATAACCCACCTTGAGCACCCAAATAGCCCCCTGAGCACCCTAATATCTCTCTGAGCACCCTAATAAGCCATCTGAGCACCCTAATACCAttgggcgggggagggggggggtcctgacTCCTACCTCCCCCCACGCTGCCCCCCCTCCGCCCCTTCCAggtgcaagccccgcccccttccccgcctAGGCCCCGCCCCTTtctccccggccctgccccctgccccggggggcgtttgcctggccacgccccctcccaggtgcggccccgccccctcgccttCCAGCTCGACCGTTGCCGGTGCGGGCAGGTGAGTGgtggcagcccggacgcctgggccccttttggaggggggggggagggggaggttctggacgcctgggcccctttttgggggtgaggggtcccagacgcctgggcccctcttgaggaggggtccccgg
Protein-coding sequences here:
- the LOC138063652 gene encoding sushi, nidogen and EGF-like domain-containing protein 1; this encodes MSPPVVLSHPFTFYGRPHHSLYVNNNGVVSFGVGVPEFTPHPFPLPGHRPFVAPYWADVDTRWGGDVFYRESRDPELLAQLARDLRPAVGPGDPVPQPTWAFVATWYRVAFFGTASKKVNTFQAVLATDDVMAFIMLNYGDIQWTTGISNGGDPHTGLGGIPAQVGFNSGDDTHYYNVLGSRTPAVLHVGRTSNVGVPGRWVFRVDEFTATEGPPPETAWDTQGTPRATDRTPGTTQTTARATEETSEEEPSYICG